The Apium graveolens cultivar Ventura chromosome 11, ASM990537v1, whole genome shotgun sequence genome has a window encoding:
- the LOC141695067 gene encoding glucan endo-1,3-beta-glucosidase, basic isoform-like — protein sequence MMLLPCIIAFGDICMPNTFKLLDVPPVLILFLFSVYKYLPQVRAEHIIVYQDQFAVYISVASNMHPKMTTVLFLLFSLLAFSQAIQIGLLRRGQQDVGVCYGTFANDQPSAQEAVSLAKSIGIRKMRLYGPDHNALQALRNTGIEVVLGVPNEQLQWVASNQKNANQWIQDNVRKYQDVNFKYIVVGNGITPVHPQTSQFSRFVQPAMQNIANAISPRGQSESRIKVTTAIDQSEVLGKSFPPSAGEFRPEVRQFIQPIIRYLANQRVPLLVNLHPYYSYVHTKADIPLQINKGKQAGHDARLEYALLKSSGMLVQDAEHRYSNYFEAMVDSLYSAMEKSGVNTVDIVVSETGWPTAGGPAASNENAAAHNNNLINRVRTKGTPKRPQKRIETFIFSMFDENKNDQEVERHWGIFSNNKQAKYKIIFQ from the exons ATGATGCTCTTACCATGCATTATTGCATTTGGTGATATATGCATGCCTAACACCTTCAAACTTTTAGACGTACCCCCCGTCTTAATCCTCTTCCTTTTTTCAGTCTATAAATACCTGCCCCAAGTTAGGGCAGAGCATATCATTGTATATCAAGATCAGTTTGCAGTTTACATTTCTGTAGCTAGCAATATGCATCCCAAGATGACCACGGTTCTGTTTTTGCTTTTTTCTCTCCTTGCCTTCTCGCAAGCTATTCAAA TTGGTCTTCTTCGACGTGGGCAACAAGATGTAGGTGTGTGTTACGGGACATTTGCTAATGATCAACCATCTGCACAAGAAGCCGTTTCCCTTGCCAAGTCTATTGGGATCAGGAAGATGAGGCTTTATGGCCCTGACCATAATGCTCTCCAAGCTCTCAGGAACACGGGAATCGAAGTTGTGCTTGGCGTCCCCAACGAGCAGCTTCAGTGGGTGGCCTCTAACCAAAAAAATGCTAACCAGTGGATCCAAGACAACGTTAGAAAGTATCAAGACGTCAACTTTAAGTATATTGTTGTTGGCAATGGAATAACTCCCGTCCATCCTCAAACATCCCAGTTCTCCCGGTTTGTCCAACCCGCGATGCAAAACATTGCTAACGCAATTTCTCCAAGAGGACAATCAGAAAGCAGGATTAAAGTCACCACTGCCATAGATCAATCAGAGGTTCTTGGCAAATCCTTCCCACCATCTGCGGGTGAATTCAGACCAGAAGTTCGACAATTTATCCAACCCATTATCCGTTACCTAGCTAACCAAAGAGTACCCTTGCTGGTAAATCTTCACCCGTACTATAGCTACGTGCACACTAAGGCCGATATCCCTCTACAGATAAACAAAGGAAAACAAGCTGGACACGATGCTCGTCTAGAGTACGCTTTATTAAAGTCTTCGGGCATGTTGGTACAAGATGCAGAGCATAGATACTCAAATTATTTCGAGGCCATGGTGGATAGTCTATATTCTGCAATGGAGAAGTCAGGTGTCAACACAGTCGATATTGTCGTATCTGAAACAGGATGGCCAACAGCTGGAGGACCTGCTGCAAGTAATGAAAATGCGGCTGCTCACAACAACAATTTGATTAATCGTGTACGTACCAAGGGGACACCAAAAAGGCCTCAGAAACGTATAGAGACTTTCATTTTCTCCATGTTCGATGAGAATAAAAATGATCAAGAAGTTGAGAGGCATTGGGGCATCTTCTCGAATAATAAGCAAGCCAAGTACAAGATTATTTTTCAGTAA